A DNA window from Thermosynechococcaceae cyanobacterium Okahandja contains the following coding sequences:
- a CDS encoding DM13 domain-containing protein, whose amino-acid sequence MLNKFLLLGFSLALAAACTSYRSEEVRGSTETQTVPSPSVAGDVQARMPDGEVTASTQDEGVIQSGNFIAGEYATSGVARILGDSGQLLLELDQSFQTSPMGPDLVVVLHRSNDVIGSAQPPAFPLQEGDYVVLAALQSFSGQQRYPIPDTVNLDDYRSVAIWCRRFNATFGAATLQ is encoded by the coding sequence TTGTTAAATAAATTTCTATTACTGGGTTTTTCCCTTGCTCTAGCGGCAGCTTGCACATCCTATCGCTCAGAGGAAGTGAGGGGAAGCACCGAAACGCAGACAGTGCCCTCCCCATCCGTTGCTGGTGACGTTCAGGCAAGGATGCCGGACGGCGAGGTAACGGCTAGTACGCAAGACGAAGGGGTCATTCAGTCCGGCAACTTTATTGCTGGGGAGTATGCCACCTCTGGAGTAGCCAGAATTCTAGGGGATTCGGGGCAGTTGCTTCTGGAATTGGATCAAAGCTTTCAAACCTCGCCTATGGGGCCTGATTTAGTTGTTGTTCTCCACCGATCTAATGACGTTATTGGTTCAGCACAGCCCCCTGCGTTCCCGCTTCAAGAAGGCGATTATGTTGTTTTGGCGGCGCTTCAATCCTTTAGCGGACAGCAAAGGTACCCTATTCCAGACACGGTCAATTTAGATGATTACCGATCAGTCGCCATTTGGTGCCGACGGTTTAATGCCACATTTGGGGCTGCAACCCTTCAGTAG
- a CDS encoding UvrD-helicase domain-containing protein, whose translation MTSDFLAGLNPSQQQAVQHYCGPMLVVAGAGSGKTRTLTYRIAHLIQQHQVNPAHILAVTFTNKAAREMKERLEHLFAQQVAAELYQRDWPDLSPLEQKRLRSQVYHTYTKPLWIGTFHSVCARLLRLEVETYEHPQGYRWTRNFTIFDEADVQTLIKEIVIGELNLDERRNDPRGIRYKISHAKNQGLTPEQLEQQRSPAARTAAEVYRRYEAALARNNALDFDDLILLTVRLFQQQAPIRDRWHQQFQHILVDEYQDTNQTQYDLIRLLVTNGTPPQRFQNWQERSVFVVGDVDQSIYSFRCADFRILMNFQRDFGDGLADDDSRTMIKLEENYRSVANILEAANHLIAHNSERIDKVLRPTKGAGQPIYCQCHATETDEAYFVAQKIKTLSGDRLEPDWGRFAILYRTNAQSRPFEDALVRANIPYTVVGGLKFYDRKEIKDILAYLRLLQNPQDTISLRRIINVPRRSIGKTTLERLNDAAQTLGLPLWELISDAESMVPLAGRASRALQQFVALVQKLRTLVDDIGLPELVKAVIEETGYRRELENDGTDESLDRLQNLAELVNAAQQFSEENEGATLSEFLNSSALASDLDTVDSEAGVVSLMTLHAAKGLEFPVVFLVGLEQGLFPNYRSLNDPLALEEERRLCYVGITRAQEQLFLNFAQSRRLYGRSEDAIPSQFLSELPPELLAGTVLRRKTAPPAPRTSQGNEQWRVGDRLVHPLYGAGEVSHIFRMGRSVSLAIRFPGRGQKVVDPTLTPLERLNSG comes from the coding sequence ATGACAAGCGATTTTTTAGCGGGGTTGAACCCCTCCCAGCAACAGGCGGTGCAGCACTACTGCGGTCCAATGCTGGTGGTGGCGGGGGCAGGCTCGGGCAAAACCCGCACCCTCACCTATCGGATTGCCCATTTAATTCAACAGCATCAGGTGAATCCTGCCCATATTCTGGCGGTGACGTTTACAAATAAGGCTGCCCGTGAAATGAAGGAACGCCTAGAGCACCTTTTTGCTCAGCAGGTGGCCGCCGAATTGTACCAACGGGATTGGCCGGATCTATCGCCCCTTGAGCAAAAACGGCTGCGATCGCAGGTTTACCACACCTATACTAAACCCCTCTGGATTGGTACATTCCACAGCGTTTGTGCGCGGCTGCTGCGCCTTGAAGTAGAAACCTACGAGCACCCCCAGGGGTATCGCTGGACCCGCAATTTCACGATTTTTGACGAGGCCGATGTTCAAACGTTAATCAAAGAAATTGTCATCGGTGAGTTGAATTTAGATGAGCGCCGCAATGACCCGCGGGGCATTCGCTACAAAATTAGCCATGCCAAAAATCAGGGGCTAACGCCGGAACAATTGGAGCAGCAGCGATCGCCCGCCGCCCGCACCGCCGCCGAAGTGTATCGACGCTATGAAGCCGCACTGGCTCGCAACAATGCCCTCGATTTTGATGATCTGATTTTGCTGACGGTGCGTCTTTTCCAGCAGCAAGCCCCCATTCGCGATCGATGGCATCAGCAGTTTCAGCACATCTTGGTGGATGAGTACCAAGATACCAACCAAACCCAGTACGACCTCATTCGCCTTTTAGTGACCAATGGCACCCCACCCCAGCGTTTCCAAAATTGGCAGGAGCGCTCCGTCTTTGTGGTCGGGGATGTGGATCAGTCGATTTACTCCTTCCGCTGTGCCGATTTTAGGATTCTGATGAACTTTCAGCGGGATTTTGGCGATGGCTTAGCGGACGATGACAGCCGCACCATGATTAAGTTAGAAGAAAATTATCGCTCCGTGGCCAATATCCTTGAAGCGGCCAACCACCTGATTGCGCACAATAGCGAGCGTATTGATAAGGTGCTCCGCCCCACCAAAGGTGCCGGTCAGCCCATTTACTGTCAGTGCCATGCCACTGAAACCGATGAAGCCTATTTTGTGGCTCAGAAAATTAAAACCCTCAGTGGCGATCGCCTCGAACCCGACTGGGGACGCTTTGCCATTTTGTACCGCACCAATGCCCAATCCCGTCCCTTTGAAGACGCCCTAGTGCGCGCCAATATTCCCTATACCGTTGTTGGTGGCCTCAAGTTCTACGATCGCAAAGAAATCAAAGACATCTTGGCCTACCTACGGCTGCTGCAAAACCCCCAAGATACCATCAGTCTGCGGCGCATTATTAACGTACCGCGACGGAGCATTGGCAAAACCACCCTTGAGCGCCTCAACGACGCGGCCCAAACCTTGGGGCTACCCCTTTGGGAACTCATCAGTGATGCAGAATCTATGGTGCCCTTAGCGGGGCGTGCCAGTCGAGCCCTGCAACAGTTTGTGGCTCTGGTACAAAAATTGCGCACCCTTGTGGATGATATTGGCTTGCCGGAACTGGTTAAAGCCGTGATTGAGGAGACAGGCTACCGCCGTGAACTGGAAAACGACGGCACCGATGAAAGCCTTGACCGCCTGCAAAACCTAGCCGAGCTAGTGAACGCAGCGCAGCAGTTTAGCGAAGAAAATGAGGGCGCAACCCTGAGTGAATTTTTGAACAGTTCGGCCTTGGCCTCAGATTTGGATACGGTGGATTCCGAGGCCGGAGTGGTGTCCTTAATGACGCTGCACGCGGCGAAAGGCTTAGAGTTTCCGGTGGTGTTTTTAGTGGGTTTAGAGCAGGGACTATTTCCGAATTACCGTAGCCTGAACGATCCCCTTGCCCTTGAAGAGGAGCGCCGCCTCTGCTATGTGGGAATTACCCGTGCCCAAGAGCAACTGTTTCTCAACTTTGCCCAAAGTCGTCGTCTCTACGGCAGAAGCGAAGATGCCATTCCCTCGCAATTCCTCAGCGAACTGCCCCCAGAACTGCTGGCCGGTACGGTGCTGCGGCGCAAGACGGCTCCCCCTGCCCCCCGCACATCCCAAGGCAACGAACAATGGCGCGTGGGCGATCGCCTAGTCCATCCCCTGTACGGTGCCGGAGAAGTGAGTCATATCTTTAGGATGGGGCGCAGCGTCTCCTTGGCTATTCGCTTTCCGGGACGGGGTCAAAAAGTGGTTGATCCTACGCTAACGCCCCTTGAGCGCCTCAACTCTGGGTAA
- a CDS encoding dihydrofolate reductase family protein, translating to MSRFSRSPQRPQITAILAVSLDGKLARAEAKGERIASAYDFQHLEEQVAQADAVLFGATTLRLGGTAMRLQSPALIEARLKAGRSPQPLQIVCSASGDLDASLSFFRQPIPRALVTTTAGGDRWRGSGHFDYCWYADDPPPWRWQAVFDQMVAIGIQHLAVLGGGHLFASLLQVQAIDELWLTLCPLLLGTAAPSLMPLPACNLPPMQLLKALPVGNEVYLHYSLIDAENKRTMI from the coding sequence TTGAGCCGCTTCTCCCGTTCTCCACAGCGACCACAGATAACCGCCATCCTTGCGGTCAGTTTGGATGGCAAGCTAGCGCGAGCCGAAGCGAAAGGGGAGCGGATTGCCTCCGCCTACGACTTCCAGCACCTAGAGGAACAGGTGGCGCAAGCGGATGCGGTCTTATTTGGAGCAACCACTCTCCGCTTGGGTGGCACAGCAATGCGGCTGCAATCCCCCGCCTTAATCGAAGCGCGCCTCAAGGCGGGTCGTTCCCCCCAACCGTTACAAATTGTCTGCTCGGCCAGTGGCGATCTAGATGCGTCGCTGTCGTTTTTTCGTCAGCCGATTCCCCGCGCCCTCGTGACCACCACGGCGGGTGGCGATCGCTGGCGGGGGTCTGGCCACTTTGACTATTGCTGGTATGCCGATGATCCCCCCCCTTGGCGTTGGCAGGCAGTCTTTGACCAAATGGTGGCGATCGGGATTCAGCACCTTGCGGTCTTGGGGGGTGGCCACCTGTTTGCCTCCCTGCTGCAGGTGCAGGCCATTGATGAGCTATGGTTAACTCTGTGCCCCCTCTTGCTAGGAACTGCCGCCCCGAGCCTCATGCCTCTCCCCGCGTGTAACTTACCACCAATGCAGTTGCTGAAGGCATTACCGGTGGGGAATGAGGTCTATCTCCACTATTCCCTCATCGATGCGGAAAACAAAAGAACTATGATATAG
- a CDS encoding DUF1830 domain-containing protein, producing MPQIFDPVPHDSCDRILCCYVNATSKIQVVRITNIANWYFERVVFPGQRLVFESPRQGQLEVHSGMMASAILSDTIPCTELLVQEGDDNFFPNDPVSQQRLELLNEGVPEKVMSH from the coding sequence ATGCCACAGATATTTGATCCCGTGCCCCACGATAGTTGCGATCGCATCCTCTGCTGCTATGTCAACGCCACCAGCAAAATACAGGTGGTGCGAATTACGAATATTGCCAATTGGTATTTTGAACGGGTGGTTTTTCCGGGTCAGCGGCTGGTCTTTGAGTCTCCCCGCCAAGGTCAACTGGAAGTGCACAGCGGCATGATGGCCAGTGCCATTCTCTCCGACACCATTCCCTGCACCGAGTTACTGGTTCAGGAAGGGGACGATAATTTTTTTCCCAATGATCCGGTCAGCCAGCAGCGGCTAGAATTGCTGAATGAAGGCGTCCCTGAAAAAGTCATGAGCCATTGA
- a CDS encoding radical SAM protein, translated as MTPRVLYVRLPCNPIFPIGVVYLADYIHKQLPHLEQRIFDLGTVPPLDFRMALSRCIDEFRPTHLVFSWRDIQIYAPVGGRGGNPLQHAFEVYYARNPLLKLRGAIGGLRVMRAYYGELWRNLGLIRLGLHHAKRHHPEVTTIVGGGAVSVFYEQLGHQLPRGTIISVGEGESLLHKILIGQSIQGERCYIAGVETPRDRLIHEWPRPVEKTACNYRYIEQIWPEFEYYLQGGDFYIGVQTKRGCPHNCCYCVYTVVEGKQVRINPAQEVVAEMRQLYDRGVRNFWFTDAQFIPARKFIPDAVALLREILAAGMRDIHWAAYIRADNLTPELCDLMVQTGMNYFEIGITSGSQELVRKMRMGYNLRTVLQNCRDLKAAGFQDLVSVNYSFNVIDERPETIAQTIAYHRELEQIFGTDKVEPAIFFIGLQPHTHLEEYALQQGILRPGYNPMSLMPWTAKKLLWNPEPMGSIFGEVCLAAWRENPNDFGRTVMDLLEERFGRAPLAAALSAPLDPQQTAVAIAPR; from the coding sequence ATGACTCCCCGTGTTTTATACGTCCGCCTGCCGTGCAACCCGATCTTTCCGATTGGGGTAGTGTATTTAGCGGACTATATCCACAAACAACTGCCCCACCTCGAGCAGCGCATTTTTGATCTGGGGACGGTTCCGCCCTTAGATTTCCGAATGGCGCTGAGTCGCTGCATTGATGAATTCCGTCCCACGCACCTTGTGTTTTCATGGCGGGATATTCAAATTTACGCGCCGGTGGGCGGGCGCGGTGGCAATCCACTACAACATGCCTTTGAGGTCTATTATGCCCGCAATCCGTTGCTCAAGCTGCGGGGGGCAATCGGTGGACTGCGGGTGATGCGTGCCTACTACGGTGAACTGTGGCGCAATCTTGGTTTAATTCGCTTAGGGCTGCACCATGCCAAGCGCCACCATCCCGAGGTGACCACCATTGTGGGCGGCGGTGCCGTGAGTGTGTTTTACGAGCAACTGGGTCACCAATTACCCCGCGGCACGATTATTTCGGTGGGGGAAGGGGAGAGCCTCCTGCACAAGATCCTCATCGGCCAATCGATTCAGGGAGAGCGCTGCTACATTGCCGGGGTAGAAACGCCTCGCGATCGCCTCATTCACGAGTGGCCAAGGCCCGTTGAAAAAACCGCCTGTAATTACCGCTATATTGAGCAAATTTGGCCAGAATTTGAGTACTACCTGCAGGGGGGCGACTTTTACATTGGTGTGCAGACAAAGCGGGGCTGCCCCCACAACTGCTGCTACTGCGTCTATACCGTTGTTGAAGGCAAACAGGTGCGCATTAATCCGGCGCAAGAGGTGGTGGCCGAAATGCGCCAACTCTACGATCGCGGCGTGCGCAATTTTTGGTTTACCGATGCCCAGTTTATTCCCGCCCGCAAGTTTATTCCCGATGCCGTTGCCCTCCTGCGAGAGATTCTGGCCGCAGGCATGAGGGATATTCACTGGGCCGCCTATATTCGCGCCGATAACCTCACCCCCGAACTCTGTGACCTGATGGTGCAAACGGGGATGAACTACTTTGAGATTGGCATTACCAGCGGCTCGCAGGAATTAGTGCGGAAAATGCGCATGGGCTATAACCTGCGTACCGTTTTGCAGAACTGTCGCGATCTGAAGGCGGCGGGGTTTCAGGATCTGGTGTCTGTGAACTATTCCTTTAACGTCATTGACGAGCGCCCCGAGACCATTGCCCAAACCATTGCTTACCACCGCGAACTCGAGCAGATTTTTGGCACCGATAAGGTGGAGCCGGCCATCTTTTTTATTGGCCTGCAACCCCACACCCACCTTGAGGAATACGCGCTGCAACAGGGTATCCTGCGTCCGGGGTACAATCCGATGAGCTTAATGCCGTGGACGGCTAAAAAGTTACTCTGGAACCCGGAACCCATGGGCAGCATCTTTGGCGAAGTCTGCCTAGCGGCATGGCGCGAGAACCCCAACGACTTTGGCCGCACAGTCATGGATTTACTGGAGGAGCGGTTTGGCCGTGCGCCCCTTGCGGCTGCCCTTTCAGCGCCCCTCGACCCCCAACAGACGGCGGTGGCGATCGCGCCGCGCTAA
- a CDS encoding type I glyceraldehyde-3-phosphate dehydrogenase: protein MVRVAINGFGRIGRNFMRCWLQRKANSKLDIVGINDTSDPRTNAHLLKYDSMLGIFHDAEISADDDCIYADGQAVKCVSDRNPENLPWSAWDIDLVIEATGVFTSRDGASKHINAGAKKVLITAPGKGNIPTYVIGVNHHTYDPSETIVSNASCTTNCLAPIVKVLHEHFGIQQGMMTTTHSYTGDQRLLDASHRDLRRARAAAMNIVPTSTGAAKAVGLVIPELQGKLNGIALRVPTPNVSVVDFVAQVEKPTIAEQVNQVLKEASETTMKGIIHYSDLELVSSDYRGHSASSILDASLTMVMGGNLIKVVAWYDNEWGYSQRVLDLAEHMAAHWG from the coding sequence GTGGTTAGAGTCGCTATCAATGGTTTTGGGCGCATCGGTCGGAACTTCATGCGTTGCTGGTTACAGCGGAAAGCCAATAGCAAGCTGGATATTGTTGGCATCAATGATACCTCCGATCCCCGCACCAACGCCCACTTACTCAAGTATGACTCGATGCTGGGCATTTTCCATGATGCCGAGATCAGCGCCGATGACGACTGTATTTATGCCGATGGGCAAGCGGTGAAGTGCGTCTCCGATCGCAATCCAGAAAATTTGCCTTGGAGCGCCTGGGATATTGACCTCGTTATTGAAGCAACAGGGGTCTTCACCAGTCGTGACGGTGCTAGCAAGCATATCAATGCTGGGGCTAAAAAGGTGCTCATTACCGCCCCCGGCAAAGGCAACATCCCCACCTACGTCATTGGGGTCAACCATCACACCTACGATCCCAGTGAAACCATTGTCAGTAATGCCAGTTGTACCACCAACTGCTTGGCCCCCATTGTGAAAGTGCTGCACGAGCATTTTGGCATTCAGCAGGGGATGATGACCACCACCCACAGCTACACGGGTGATCAACGCCTCTTAGATGCCAGCCACCGGGATCTGCGGCGGGCGCGGGCGGCAGCCATGAACATTGTGCCCACCTCCACCGGAGCCGCCAAAGCCGTCGGGCTTGTGATTCCCGAATTACAAGGAAAACTCAATGGTATTGCCCTGCGGGTACCCACCCCCAACGTGTCGGTGGTGGACTTTGTTGCCCAAGTGGAAAAACCCACCATTGCCGAGCAGGTGAACCAAGTCCTCAAAGAAGCCTCGGAAACCACCATGAAGGGGATTATCCACTACAGTGACTTGGAGTTAGTGTCCTCTGACTATCGCGGCCACTCTGCCTCTTCCATTTTGGATGCGTCCCTGACCATGGTGATGGGGGGTAACCTCATTAAGGTCGTGGCTTGGTATGACAATGAGTGGGGCTATAGCCAGCGGGTTCTCGATCTTGCGGAGCACATGGCCGCTCACTGGGGCTAG
- a CDS encoding alanine--glyoxylate aminotransferase family protein → MPESVLLSLAKHPIGHRSGDFSQIMAAVTAGLRWLHQTQNDVLILAASGTGAMEAGIINFLSAGDRVVVGCNGKFGDRWGEVCDAYGLNTERITAPWGQPLNPDDFKAVLEADTAKTIKAVIVTHSETSTGVINDLEAINRHVKAHGQALIIVDAVTSLGAVSVPIDEWGLDVVGSGSQKGYMIPPGLAFVSVSAKAWQAYETATLPKFYLDLGKYRKDAAKHTTPFTPPVNLFFALHTALEMMQAEGLAAIFSRHQRLMQATRAAMKALNLPLYAADSCASPAITAVAPEGVEAEKIRSLMKKRFDIALAGGQDQLKGQIFRVGHLGFVGDRDILAAVSALEAVLGELGYENFTPGAGVAAASRVFATA, encoded by the coding sequence GTGCCGGAGTCGGTTCTTCTGTCCCTTGCCAAACACCCGATTGGCCATCGCAGTGGTGATTTTAGCCAAATTATGGCAGCGGTCACCGCAGGACTCCGGTGGCTACACCAAACACAAAATGATGTCCTGATTTTGGCGGCCAGTGGTACTGGGGCTATGGAAGCGGGGATCATTAACTTCCTCAGTGCCGGCGATCGCGTCGTTGTCGGCTGCAACGGTAAATTTGGCGATCGCTGGGGCGAGGTCTGTGATGCCTACGGCTTAAACACGGAGCGAATTACTGCGCCGTGGGGGCAGCCCCTCAACCCCGATGACTTTAAGGCAGTTCTTGAGGCCGACACCGCCAAAACCATCAAAGCGGTGATTGTTACCCACAGTGAAACCTCCACGGGGGTGATCAATGACCTCGAGGCCATCAACCGCCATGTGAAAGCCCATGGTCAGGCGCTCATCATTGTGGATGCGGTCACCAGCTTGGGGGCAGTGAGTGTGCCTATTGATGAGTGGGGGTTAGATGTGGTGGGTTCTGGCTCCCAAAAGGGGTATATGATCCCGCCCGGGCTGGCATTTGTGAGTGTGAGTGCCAAGGCATGGCAGGCATACGAAACCGCCACATTACCGAAGTTTTATTTGGATCTGGGCAAGTACCGCAAAGATGCGGCCAAACACACCACCCCCTTTACCCCCCCTGTGAACCTCTTTTTTGCTCTGCACACGGCATTAGAGATGATGCAGGCTGAGGGTTTAGCGGCTATTTTCAGTCGTCATCAGCGCTTAATGCAGGCCACCCGAGCGGCAATGAAGGCTCTCAACCTGCCCCTTTACGCTGCCGATAGCTGTGCTAGCCCTGCCATTACTGCCGTTGCCCCCGAGGGGGTGGAGGCTGAAAAAATCCGTAGCCTGATGAAAAAACGCTTTGACATTGCCCTTGCCGGTGGCCAGGATCAGCTTAAGGGACAGATTTTTCGGGTTGGTCACTTGGGCTTTGTGGGCGATCGCGACATTCTCGCAGCAGTGAGTGCCCTTGAAGCGGTGCTCGGTGAGCTGGGCTACGAGAACTTTACCCCTGGGGCGGGGGTCGCCGCAGCCAGTCGCGTGTTTGCCACGGCCTAA
- a CDS encoding MEKHLA domain-containing protein — translation MEPWLEPAAVRQARRLCASFAHWTGRSLLPTVATDDLTLAQQLFHWPSPVLSHGNQADPIFNYGNQAALTLWELSWSEWVQMPSRLTAEPMAQAERAALLAQAARQGYANNYSGVRISRSGRRFQIQNAWIWSVIDEQGQPIGQGATFDHWQFL, via the coding sequence ATGGAACCATGGCTGGAGCCAGCGGCAGTGCGCCAAGCGCGGCGATTGTGTGCCAGTTTTGCCCACTGGACGGGGCGATCGTTGCTGCCAACAGTGGCCACCGATGATCTGACGTTAGCGCAGCAGTTGTTCCACTGGCCATCCCCAGTGCTGTCCCATGGGAACCAAGCGGATCCCATTTTTAACTATGGGAATCAAGCGGCTCTCACCCTCTGGGAACTCTCTTGGTCAGAATGGGTGCAGATGCCCTCACGACTTACGGCAGAACCGATGGCTCAAGCCGAGCGAGCCGCCCTACTGGCGCAAGCCGCCCGCCAAGGCTACGCCAACAACTACAGCGGTGTGCGTATCTCCCGCTCCGGTCGCCGCTTTCAGATTCAGAATGCATGGATTTGGAGCGTTATTGATGAACAGGGGCAGCCGATTGGCCAAGGGGCAACCTTTGATCACTGGCAGTTCTTGTAA
- a CDS encoding DUF389 domain-containing protein has translation MKELLIHWFHQVQAFRYTRRTDENLNSLVQQLYNESHINIPYLVLIISSCAIATFGLLANSAAVIIGAMIIAPLMLPIRGLALAALIGDIKMFREATLALTVGSVMAIAMSWLIGVSVGLEVYGSEIMARSQPNLLDLGIAVTAGAISAYAIAEPRVSNTLAGTAIAVALMPPVCTIGLGLAQLNTSLSVGATLLYLTNLLGITLACMVVFVLVGYIPLHQGRRALTIAFALTGLLVIPLAVSFSRLVEQARLQQQVRQALLRGTLTFQRLDLLGMETSWVSDPPVVRLNVRAQEPVTPRQVELLEAFISERMSRPFKLVLQVSNVEEVTAEEPPAE, from the coding sequence ATGAAAGAGCTTTTAATTCACTGGTTTCATCAGGTACAGGCATTTCGCTACACGCGGCGTACGGATGAAAACCTGAATTCGCTGGTACAGCAGCTTTATAACGAATCCCACATCAATATTCCCTATTTAGTACTCATTATTAGCTCCTGCGCGATCGCCACCTTTGGGTTATTGGCCAATAGCGCTGCCGTGATTATCGGTGCCATGATCATTGCGCCCTTAATGTTACCCATTCGCGGTTTAGCCTTAGCCGCGTTAATTGGCGACATTAAAATGTTTCGCGAGGCTACCCTTGCGCTTACCGTGGGTAGCGTGATGGCCATTGCCATGTCATGGCTGATTGGGGTTTCTGTAGGCCTAGAGGTCTATGGCAGTGAAATTATGGCGCGATCGCAACCGAATTTACTGGACTTGGGGATTGCGGTTACTGCCGGAGCCATTAGTGCCTATGCCATTGCTGAGCCACGGGTTTCTAATACGTTGGCGGGTACAGCCATTGCCGTGGCACTGATGCCCCCCGTTTGTACCATTGGTTTGGGACTAGCCCAACTCAACACTAGCTTGAGCGTAGGCGCGACCCTCCTGTACCTCACGAACCTCCTAGGCATTACCCTTGCCTGCATGGTCGTTTTTGTCTTGGTTGGCTATATCCCCTTACACCAAGGGCGGCGCGCCCTCACCATTGCCTTTGCCTTGACGGGGCTATTAGTGATTCCGCTGGCGGTGAGTTTTAGTCGTCTGGTGGAGCAAGCCCGCCTGCAACAGCAAGTCCGCCAAGCCCTACTGCGGGGCACTCTCACCTTTCAACGCCTTGATCTGCTGGGGATGGAAACCAGTTGGGTCAGCGACCCTCCCGTAGTGCGGTTGAATGTTCGGGCGCAGGAACCGGTGACCCCGCGGCAAGTGGAACTGCTCGAGGCCTTCATTAGTGAGCGGATGAGTCGTCCCTTTAAGTTGGTGTTGCAGGTCTCTAATGTCGAGGAAGTGACCGCGGAAGAGCCACCCGCGGAATAG
- a CDS encoding TldD/PmbA family protein, with the protein MTVTLTPDLTLQQRTLAIARRLGIRKFDLGGAHVDEVSVQVQQGEPKQVKASQRSGITVRVWNAAGRLGVTSTTQLDDQGLETALEMALEASEFGVDEYIPDFSPLATAPLAPLPPTADAPLAPAKTLLDQLIAAERELLNRHPAIVSVPYNGLSQRRTERFYLNSEGAARQQTSTTTTLYLYSKTEEVGRKPRSAGAMRLSPTLEQLDIAGCIEEVADKTIRHLAYEPIASGQYPVVFSPEAFLSLLSAFSNLFNAQNILDRQSLSTPESLQQAIASPLLTIYDDARHSQNIGQPFFDGEGTPTRRTPLIEAGRLTGLYHSAGTAQRFHCQPTGHANLGAKVTVSGHFFDVQPGQAPQAQYQRDRADSVVWIDELHALHAGVKALQGSFSLPFDGWLLRRGEAISIESATVAGDIRNLLQQILYLAPVPEFTPYGMCPEVWVAPLAITGE; encoded by the coding sequence ATGACTGTTACCCTCACCCCCGACTTGACGTTACAGCAACGCACGCTGGCGATCGCCCGCCGTTTAGGCATTCGCAAATTTGACCTCGGGGGTGCCCACGTTGATGAAGTCAGTGTCCAAGTTCAGCAGGGGGAGCCGAAGCAGGTGAAAGCCTCCCAGCGTTCCGGGATTACGGTGCGGGTGTGGAATGCGGCCGGGCGCTTAGGGGTTACCAGTACCACGCAACTGGATGATCAAGGCTTAGAAACAGCTTTGGAAATGGCTCTAGAGGCCAGTGAATTTGGCGTTGATGAGTATATTCCCGACTTCAGCCCCCTAGCCACAGCGCCCCTTGCGCCCCTCCCCCCAACAGCAGATGCTCCGCTTGCGCCGGCCAAAACGCTGTTGGATCAACTCATTGCCGCTGAGCGAGAACTACTGAATCGTCATCCGGCCATTGTGAGTGTGCCCTATAACGGCCTCAGTCAGCGCCGCACGGAGCGGTTTTACCTCAACAGTGAGGGGGCTGCCCGTCAGCAAACCAGTACCACAACAACGCTGTACCTTTACAGTAAAACCGAGGAAGTGGGTCGCAAACCCCGCAGCGCCGGTGCCATGCGCCTTAGTCCCACGCTTGAGCAGTTGGATATAGCCGGCTGTATTGAGGAGGTGGCCGACAAAACGATCCGCCATCTGGCCTACGAACCCATTGCCTCAGGGCAGTACCCCGTGGTGTTTTCCCCGGAAGCCTTTTTGAGCCTGCTCAGTGCCTTTTCTAACCTCTTTAATGCCCAGAATATTCTGGATCGCCAAAGTTTATCCACCCCTGAGTCGCTGCAGCAGGCGATCGCGAGTCCCCTATTAACCATTTACGATGATGCCCGCCACTCCCAAAACATTGGTCAACCTTTCTTTGATGGAGAAGGTACCCCCACCCGGCGCACTCCGTTAATTGAGGCGGGCCGTCTCACCGGTCTATACCATAGTGCCGGTACCGCCCAGCGCTTTCACTGCCAACCCACAGGTCATGCCAACCTCGGGGCCAAAGTGACCGTCAGTGGTCATTTTTTCGACGTGCAGCCCGGTCAGGCACCCCAAGCACAGTACCAGCGCGATCGCGCCGATAGCGTGGTCTGGATTGATGAACTCCATGCTTTGCACGCGGGCGTAAAAGCGCTTCAAGGTTCCTTTTCCCTGCCCTTTGATGGCTGGTTACTGCGGCGTGGCGAAGCCATCAGTATTGAGTCCGCCACCGTGGCGGGGGATATTCGCAACCTACTCCAGCAGATTCTTTACCTTGCCCCCGTCCCAGAGTTTACCCCCTACGGTATGTGTCCGGAGGTCTGGGTTGCCCCCTTGGCCATTACCGGTGAGTGA